The Eurosta solidaginis isolate ZX-2024a chromosome 4, ASM4086904v1, whole genome shotgun sequence genome includes a window with the following:
- the cold gene encoding UPAR/Ly6 domain-containing protein cold, with protein MEMETWKLLLIVTTAIYYVGQVHIVSGLECYVCSNQTGNTEKCLNTIKTCEPGEDACGTEIRWGSQPYFSQGALKQYYVSKRCMTKQQCQQRRKRYMQYCTHIWYEDWWCYECCVGDRCNYFVISGSTQQRIDKLTIFGNLFLISTLSILLSLH; from the exons ATGGAAATGGAAACATGGAAACTTCTTCTTATTGTAACTACTGCCATATATTACGTTGGTCAAG TACACATTGTAAGTGGGTTGGAATGTTACGTCTGTTCCAACCAGACGGGCAATACagaaaaatgtttaaatacaataaaaacatGTGAACCAGGTGAAGATGCTTGTGGTACTGAGATACGTTGGGGCAGTCAACCATACTTCTCTCAAGGCGCATTGAAGCAGTACTATGTTTCGAAGCGTTGTATGACTAAACAGCAATGCCAGCAACGACGCAAACGTTACATGCAGTATTGCACACATATTTGGTATGAAGATTGGTGGTGTTATGAGTGCTGCGTCGGTGATCGTTGTAATTACTTTGTCATA AGTGGGTCAACCCAACAACGAATAGATAAACTcacaatttttggaaatttatttttaatatcaacCTTAAGTATATTGTTGTCGCTGCACTAA